AGATGGGACAACTAACTTAGTCTATACCTTCACTCGTACTGGTTCTACTACCAGCGCCTTAACCGCTAACTATACAGTTGGGGGAACAGCTACTAATGGAACCGATTACACTTCTATTCCCACCAGTGTCACCTTTGCTGCTGGTTCAGCGACTGCTACTGTAACAGTTGACCCCACTGCTGATACTACAGTAGAAAGTGATGAAACTGTTGCTTTAACTCTTACTTCTGGGACTGGTTATACAGTTGGGACAACTACCGCAGTGACGGGGACGATTACCAATGATGATTTCCCCAGTATTACTCTTGCTGTCTCTCCCGCAAGCGTAACTGAAGATGGGACAACTAACTTAGTCTATACCTTTACTCGTACCGGTTCTACTACCAGCGCCTTAACCGCTAACTATACAGTTGGGGGAACAGCTACTAATGGAACCGATTACACTTCTATTCCCACCAGTGTCACCTTTGCTGCTGGTTCATCCACTGCTACTGTAACAGTTGACCCCACTGCTGATACTACAGTAGAAAGTGATGAAACTGTTGCTTTAACCCTTGCGACCGGGACTGGTTATACAGTTGGGACAACTACCGCAGTGACGGGGACAATTACCAATGATGATTTCCCCCAACTCTCCATCAATGACATCACCGTGGTGGAAGGTAAAGATAGTAATGCAATCCTCACCGTTACGGTTGATAACCCCAATCCACAACAAATTACTGTCAACTATACCACTACAGCCATTGATGCTACCGCCAATGTAGATTACACTAGCCAGACAGGAACCCTCACCATTGCACCTAATACTGCCACCGCTACTATTAGCATTCCCATCCTCAATGATAACCTCAACGAAGCCGATGAAGCCTTTACAGTAACCCTATCAAATCCCGTTAATGCTACCATCAATCCCGAGGAAGCAATTGGACAAGTAATTATTACTGACACCCTACAAAGCGCAATTACTCGCACCTTACCCAACAATGTCGAAAACCTCAGACTAATTGGCAGTAATAATATTAACGGTACAGGTAACGCTGGTGACAATAAAATCACCGGAAATAGCGGTAACAATATCCTCGCTGGTGCTAATGGTAACGATATTTACTGTTTCAATGCTTCAACCCCATTAGGAAGCGATATCATCCAAGAAACTACCACCGGCGGTATCGATACCCTCGACTTTACTGGGACAAATACCGCAGTAAGAGTTAACTTAGGGATTACTACAAACCAAACCGTCGTCACCAATAATCTAAGATTGACTTTTTCGGCAAATAACACCATCGAAAATATTATTGGCGATAGCGGTAATGACCGACTAACCGGGAATAGCCTTAATAATACTCTAACTGGTGGTGGCGGCAACGATCAATTAACCGGTCAAGACGGAAACGATAGTTTAATTGGTGGTTCCGGCGATGATTTACTCACTGGTGGTAATGGTAGCGATAACTTTATCTTCAACAGTAGTAATTTAGGAATCGATGCCATCAGCGATTTCACCCCAGGCAGTGATAAAATAGTATTAAGTAAAGCCATCTTTTCCGCTTTGCAAAGTAGCATTGGCAATGGCTTCAGTCAAGCGGCTGAATTTGCCAGCGTCGCTGACGATGATTTAGTCGCCACTAGCAGTGCTTTTATCGTTTACAGTAACAGCAGTGGCAGTATCTACTACAATCAAAATGGTAGTGCTGCTGGCTTAGGAAGTGGCTCTGAATTTGCCAATTTGTTGACTGTTCCTACCCTGATAGCGGCTGATTTCACACTGATAAATTAACCTAGCCACACAGAGAAAACGGGTTTCTCGGACCGTTTTCTGGAAACAGTCTGACTGCTGATTTCTGATTCCCGATAGCTGTCCCCTGAATCATCCCACAGTTTTATATTTTCTTTAGAGATGGACTGTCCTAAAACCTGCTCAGAGCGGCCAAAAGTCAGAAAATAGAAATAAAGGTGCGATTGGAGAACTTGAGCAGCGATCGCACCTGTCAGCCGCCATTGGAGAAAGATAAAGTTATGGCAGATAACTACAGAAGTCGCATTGTTACCCAAGGTACCCAACGCAGTCCGAATCGGGCCATGTTAAGAGCGGTAGGTTTTGGGGATGAGGACTTTAGCAAACCAATCATCGGCATCGCTAACGGATTTAGCACCATTACCCCCTGTAACATGGGAATTAATGATTTAGCAATGCGTGCCGAAGCAGGAACCAGATTAGCGGGGGGAATGCCGCAACTTTTCGGGACTATCACCATTAGTGACGGGATTTCCATGGGAACAGAAGGGATGAAATATTCTCTCGTTTCTAGGGAAGTAATCGCCGATTCCATTGAAACCGTCTGTAATGGTCAAAGTCTCGATGGAGTCCTCGCTATCGGGGGTTGTGACAAAAATATGCCGGGGGCAATGATTGCCATGGCCCGGATGAATATTCCCGCTATTTTCGTCTATGGTGGCACGATTAAACCGGGGCGCTACAAAGATTGCGATTTAACCGTGGTCAGTTCCTTTGAAGCCGTGGGACAGTACAGTGCTGGTAAAATCAGTGAAGAAGACCTCATCGGAATTGAACGCAACGCTTGTCCCGGGGCCGGTTCCTGTGGTGGAATGTTTACTGCTAATACCATGTCTTCCATTTTTGAAGCCATGGGGATGAGTTTACCCTACTCCTCGACCATGGCCGCCGAAGATGCGGAAAAAGCCGATAGTACCGAAGAATCGGCCAAGGTTTTGGTCGAGGCGGTTAGAAAACAGATTCTCCCTAGCCAAATTTTGACCCGTAAAGCCTTTGAAAACGCCATTTCGGTAATTATGGCGGTGGGAGGTTCCACTAACGCTGTGCTGCACCTTTTAGCCATTTCCCGCACCATCGGGGTAGAATTATCGATCGATGATTTTGAAACCATCCGCCAGCGTGTACCGGTTATCTGCGATCTTAAACCCTCCGGGCGTTACGTTACCGTGGATCTGCATAAAGCCGGCGGTATTCCCCAAGTGATGAAAATTCTCCTGGTTAATGGTTTACTACACGGGGATGCTCTCACCATTAGCGGTCAGACTATCGCCGAGATTTTAGCCGATATTCCCGACCAACCGCCCTCAGGCCAAGATGTTATCCGTCCTTTTAGCAATCCTGTCTATAAAGAGGGTCATTTAGCCATTTTAAAAGGAAATCTGGCCACGGAGGGGGCCGTGGCCAAAATCAGCGGCGTGAAAACTCCGGTCATCACCGGACCTGCGCGGGTGTTTGAGTCGGAAGAAACCTGTTTAGAGGCAATTTTAGCCGGAAAAATTCAAGCCGGGGATGTGGTGGTTGTCCGTTACGAGGGACCAGTAGGTGGACCGGGTATGCGGGAAATGTTAGCCCCCACTTCGGCAATTATCGGCGCCGGTTTAGGGGATTCCGTGGGATTAATTACCGATGGTCGTTTTTCCGGGGGAACCTATGGCATGGTGGTCGGTCACGTCGCTCCAGAAGCGGCGGTGGGTGGTACAATTGCTCTGGTCGAGGAAGGGGATCAAATCACTATTGATGCTCGTCAGCGTCTCTTGAGTTTAAATGTATCGGAGGAAGAATTAACCCGTCGTCGTAACCATTGGCAACCGCGCCCCCCACGCTATAAAACGGGAATTCTCGGCAAATTCGCCAAGTTAGTCTCCTCTAGCAGTCTCGGCGCTTTAACGGATCTGAATCTGTTCTAAAAGTATAACTAGGGTTTGCGGCAAAAAGCTTTTCCTGGGGGCAGGGTGTGGGGTGTGGGGTGTAGGGTGTGGGGTTTTATCGATTTTCAGGTGGTCAACTACCTAATTTTCAGGGAAAAAGCACCCACTGCTCACCCAACACTCCCACTGATAACTGATAACTGATAACTGATAACTGATAAGACTGACGAACCTAATTACTATAGATTAATAACTATGACCTATCTATTTACTGTCTATCGAGCGCTCGAATGCCGTCCGGATAGCTATCGGGACTGGTATGACCAAGGCAATATTTTAAAAGAAAGAATGGACTATTTTGGAGCCTTAATCAGCTACGAAAAAGCCTTAGAATATTATCCAGATGATTATTGGGCATGGTACAAAAGGGGTATGATACTAGAAGACTTGGGAATGTATGAAGAAGCGGCTCAAAGTTATGCTAACGCCGCACAGGTAAAGGATGATAACTATTGGGCTTGGTACGATCAAGGTTGTGTTTATCTACAAGAATTAAAGGACTACCAAAAAGCGATCGCTTGTTTTCAACGGGCCCTAAGTCATAGTCCGGGGGACTATTGGGCGGCCTACCGGCAAGGGGAGGCCTATCGATTGCTGAAAAATTACGAACGCGCTATCACTTCCTATGATCTGGCCCTGGGGGCGCGACCCCGGGATTATTGGGCCTGGTATCGTCGCGGCGACGCTTTCCGGGATTGGGGCAATCCCCAAGAGGCTTTATTTAATTATCGTACCGCCCTCGATATCCGACCGCAAGATTACTGGTCTTGGTATCAACAGGGTGTGATCCTACAGGAATTACAGCGTTTACCAGAAGCGATCGCCTGTTATGAAGAATCGTTAAAAATCGATCAAGATGATCGCTATGCGTGGTATAATGCCGCCTGCTGTTATGCCGCCCTCGGTCAACAACAAAAAGCGATCAACTGTTTACGCGAAGCTCTAGACATAGAACCAGATATATGTGGCGAATTAGCGCGTAATAACTTTGTTTTCGATGGTTTAAGGCAAAATGAAACCTTTAATGACCTCTTGAGTTGCTATTCCCCCGGCTAAAATCCTTTTGACTCGATCGCCTCGATTCAGCACCTAGGGTTTGCTGAAAGGGTTTGTCGTGGGGTGTGGGGTTTTAGGCATTTTCAGGGGAAAAGTGCCGAAAATTTCCCCCGATCACTCCAATATCTGGCACTTTTTTGATGACAAAAAAGCCTAAAGATATTAGCCAACAAGGTTTTGAGATTTATTTAGCCAGCCTGGATTAGCTACAATTGCAATTAGAGACGAATTATTGAGAATCTTATGCGAGAACTAGACAGAGACAAAACCATCGAACAACTAAACGAAATCATGGAATTTGAACTAGCGGGAGTTGTCCGTTACACCCACTATTCCCTGATGGTGACAGGACCCCATCGCATCCCCATCGTCCAATTTTTCCAGACCCAGGCCACGGAGTCCCTCACCCACGCGCAACAAGTTGGGGAAATTCTCACCGGTTTAGAAGGTCATCCTAGCCTAAAAATTGCCCCCATCGAAGAAAGCTATGAACATAATATCAAAGCAATCTTGAGTGAGAGCCTCAATCATGAGAAAAAATCCCTTGATTTGTACAAAGCACTCCTAGAAACCGTCGAAGATGCCAGTATTTACCTAGAAGAATTCGCTCGCGGTATGATTGGACAAGAAGAATTACACAATCTGGAAATTCGCAAGATGCTGCGGGATTTTGCTTAAGCTAGGATCAAAGCTAGAGTTTATCCACTAGCTTATGAATCTTAGTTCCGCTTTACCCACTTTTATTATCACTCTCCGGGAAGGTTTCGAGGCCGCTTTAGTAGTGGGAATTGTCCTCGCTTGTTTACAAAAATCTGGTCGATCGCAACTTAACTCATGGGTGTATCGTGGTATTGGTGCGGGAGTAGTCGCTAGTGTTTTGGTCGGTATTTTGCTAGGGGGAATCCTTTTGCAAGTGGATGCCTCTCCTAGTCCATTTGTACCAATGCTCAAGGAATTACTGGCCGCCACTTTTGGACTGATTGCCGTTTTGATGTTGAGTTGGATGTTAATTTGGATGACTCAACAGGCCAAATCTTTGAAATCTGAGGTAGAAAGTGCGGTAAAAGCGGGTTTAAAAGCGGAAAATGGGGCAGGAAAAGCGATTTTTCTGCTCGTTTTTATCGCTGTCTTGCGGGAGGGATTTGAAACAGTTCTCTTTATCCTGGCCCAATTCCAAAAAGATTGGCAGATACAAACCTTCGGTGCGATAGCGGGGTTAAGTGTCGCAACCTTGTTGGGAATTCTCCTATTTGCGGGGGGAGTAAAAATTAATATCCGTCTCTTTTTCCAAATTATGGGGACTTTGCTGCTCTTAATCGTTGCGGGATTACTCATCGGTGTTTTGAAACATATCGACGCGGGAATCAGTCTTTTAAGTGAAATTGACCCTTTTTATCGCAATTTCTGTCCTTCTCTCCCCTCCTCCTGTCTTCTCGGTTTTCAAGTTTGGGACGGTTCCCAAATTTTAAGCGATCGCACTTTCCCCGGACTCCTCCTCAAATCCCTGTTTGGTTATCGTCAAAACCTCTATATCAGTCAAATTGTTGCTTATATCCTCTTTTTAATGCTTATCGGTGGCCTCTATTTCCAAAGCTTACGACAACGTCCTCAAACAGTGACCAGTAAACAGTAAACAGTAATCAGTAAACAGTGACCAGTAAACAGTAAACAGTAATCAGTAAACAGTGAAAAGATGGCAAGAAACTGCTATTTAATACTGCTCACTTAACACATACTGCTCACTTAAAACTCAAATCTGATAACTGATAACTGATAACTTACCCACTGATAACTGATAACTGATAACTGATAACTTACCCACTGATAACTGATAACTGATAACTGATAACTGATTATGACTACTTGGCAATGTGACGGTATCCCTAAAGATGGTAAAACTTATCCGCAAGCGATTGCGGGAGGTCATGAACCCTGCGAAAATACTACTCCTGATTGTCCTATCTGTGGCCTACCTAGGGAAGCGATGGATCCCGTAACAACGACAGTTAAAACCACGGTTGTGGTCTCCCCGGGGGGTACAACTAGAGTCGGCCAAAAATCTAACTGGTTACTTCCCTTCGCTTTGATAATTACCGCTTTAACCGCAGGTTTAGGGGGTTGGAGTCTATTGCAAATGCTGATTCCCAAACCCGATACTCCCCAAGTTGTACCAGAAAAAACCCCAGATAGGCAATCTAAGGCAACTTTTGTGAGTAATACGGCTAAAAATCCCGATTTATTTAGCCAAGGTGAGAAAATACTGCTTAATTACACTCCTAACAAAGAAAAAGGCGCAGCGGCCTTTAAAAAGGAAGATTGGTCAAATGCGATCGCATCTTACCAACTAGCAGCCACTCCCCAAGCAAACGACCCGGAGGGCAAAATCTATTACAATAACGCCAAAGCTAGACAAAAGGGTAATCAGAATACTATAGCCGTTGTTGTCCCCATCGCTAACGACCCCAACAGCGCCAAGGAAATTC
This Microcystis wesenbergii NRERC-220 DNA region includes the following protein-coding sequences:
- a CDS encoding ferritin-like domain-containing protein — encoded protein: MRELDRDKTIEQLNEIMEFELAGVVRYTHYSLMVTGPHRIPIVQFFQTQATESLTHAQQVGEILTGLEGHPSLKIAPIEESYEHNIKAILSESLNHEKKSLDLYKALLETVEDASIYLEEFARGMIGQEELHNLEIRKMLRDFA
- a CDS encoding FTR1 family iron permease encodes the protein MNLSSALPTFIITLREGFEAALVVGIVLACLQKSGRSQLNSWVYRGIGAGVVASVLVGILLGGILLQVDASPSPFVPMLKELLAATFGLIAVLMLSWMLIWMTQQAKSLKSEVESAVKAGLKAENGAGKAIFLLVFIAVLREGFETVLFILAQFQKDWQIQTFGAIAGLSVATLLGILLFAGGVKINIRLFFQIMGTLLLLIVAGLLIGVLKHIDAGISLLSEIDPFYRNFCPSLPSSCLLGFQVWDGSQILSDRTFPGLLLKSLFGYRQNLYISQIVAYILFLMLIGGLYFQSLRQRPQTVTSKQ
- a CDS encoding tetratricopeptide repeat protein; translated protein: MTYLFTVYRALECRPDSYRDWYDQGNILKERMDYFGALISYEKALEYYPDDYWAWYKRGMILEDLGMYEEAAQSYANAAQVKDDNYWAWYDQGCVYLQELKDYQKAIACFQRALSHSPGDYWAAYRQGEAYRLLKNYERAITSYDLALGARPRDYWAWYRRGDAFRDWGNPQEALFNYRTALDIRPQDYWSWYQQGVILQELQRLPEAIACYEESLKIDQDDRYAWYNAACCYAALGQQQKAINCLREALDIEPDICGELARNNFVFDGLRQNETFNDLLSCYSPG
- the ilvD gene encoding dihydroxy-acid dehydratase — protein: MADNYRSRIVTQGTQRSPNRAMLRAVGFGDEDFSKPIIGIANGFSTITPCNMGINDLAMRAEAGTRLAGGMPQLFGTITISDGISMGTEGMKYSLVSREVIADSIETVCNGQSLDGVLAIGGCDKNMPGAMIAMARMNIPAIFVYGGTIKPGRYKDCDLTVVSSFEAVGQYSAGKISEEDLIGIERNACPGAGSCGGMFTANTMSSIFEAMGMSLPYSSTMAAEDAEKADSTEESAKVLVEAVRKQILPSQILTRKAFENAISVIMAVGGSTNAVLHLLAISRTIGVELSIDDFETIRQRVPVICDLKPSGRYVTVDLHKAGGIPQVMKILLVNGLLHGDALTISGQTIAEILADIPDQPPSGQDVIRPFSNPVYKEGHLAILKGNLATEGAVAKISGVKTPVITGPARVFESEETCLEAILAGKIQAGDVVVVRYEGPVGGPGMREMLAPTSAIIGAGLGDSVGLITDGRFSGGTYGMVVGHVAPEAAVGGTIALVEEGDQITIDARQRLLSLNVSEEELTRRRNHWQPRPPRYKTGILGKFAKLVSSSSLGALTDLNLF